One Gossypium hirsutum isolate 1008001.06 chromosome A11, Gossypium_hirsutum_v2.1, whole genome shotgun sequence genomic window carries:
- the LOC107923975 gene encoding putative pentatricopeptide repeat-containing protein At5g09950: protein MLRFLFPSTQIPMRVTCNSTLAFTSFAPSLFTRSATNQHLCRPQVLHSLINPSLPSPIPLEKFLSHYKSSQSQLSSPPFSASSFELRESLVTRYRDSRSLTDAKEFHLQVLKHGFNEDLYLSNSVINVYVRAGDLISARKVFDEMHERNPVTWACLISGYNQNGMPNEACEVFKEMISLGVWPSHYAFGSVLRACQELGPCGLQFGLQIHGMISKSKYSFDVVVCNVMISMYGSCLGSIANARRIFDDIQVKNSISWNSVISVYSQTGDPVSAFKLFTRMQTECIGSSFKPDEYTFGSLITAACSSINFGLCLLEQLLSTITKSGFLSDLYVGSALVNGFASFGLTNNATKIFGQMSSRNVVSMNGLMVGLVRQKCGEEAAKVFMEMMNLVDVNFDSYSILLSSFSEFSELEHGRRKGREVHSYLIRRGLDDTVVPLGNGLIKMYARCGDITAATSVFRLMVNKDLVSWNTMISGLDQNQCFEDAVSTFYAMRRTGLMPSNYTVISALSSCASLGWRINGQQIHGEALKLGLDVDVSVSNALLALYATIGGPPECKNIFSLMLDHDLVSWNSVIGALADSESSVPEAVKCFLDMMYYGWVPNKITFINVLVAASSLSLSKLNHQIHALVIKHFLANDRSIENALLACYGKCGEMDECEKIFSRMSERRDEASWNSMISGFIHNELLDKAVHLAWFMMQKGQKLDGFTFATVLSACASVATLERGMEVHACSVRACLESDVVVGSAIIDMYSKCGRIDYASRFFNLMPVRNVYSWNSMISGCARHGHGDKALELFMRMKLDGQLPDHVTFVGVLSACSHVGLVDEGFSHFSSMKEVYGLAPKMEHFSCMVDLLGRAGELDKIEDFINTMPMKPNVLIWRTVLGACCRTNGQKTELGRKAAEMLFELEPQNAANYVLLANMYASGGNWDGVAEARVAMKKAAAKKEAGCSWVKMKDGVHVFVAGDKSHPDNDMIYAKLKELNGKMRDAGYVPETRFALYDLEVESKEEILSYHSEKLAVAFVLTRDSRLPIRIMKNLRVCGDCHMAFKYISKIVGRVIILRDSNRFHHFDEGKCSCGDYW, encoded by the coding sequence ATGCTCCGGTTTCTCTTCCCATCTACTCAAATTCCCATGCGTGTTACCTGCAACTCAACACTTGCTTTTACTTCATTCGCCCCTTCACTTTTTACCAGGAGCGCCACTAACCAGCATCTTTGCAGACCCCAAGTCCTCCATTCCTTAATCAACCCTTCTCTTCCTTCTCCAATCCCATTGGAAAAGTTTCTTTCTCACTATAAATCGTCTCAATCTCAACTCTCCTCCCCGCCCTTTTCAGCTTCAAGTTTCGAGCTACGCGAGTCTTTGGTTACGCGGTACAGAGATTCTCGTAGCTTAACCGATGCTAAAGAGTTTCATTTGCAGGTCCTGAAACATGGGTTTAACGAGGATTTGTACTTGTCCAACTCCGTCATCAATGTTTATGTAAGAGCTGGTGATTTAATATCTGCGCGAAAAGTGTTCGACGAAATGCATGAGAGGAATCCGGTTACCTGGGCTTGCTTGATCTCAGGGTACAACCAAAATGGGATGCCTAATGAGGCGTGTGAGGTTTTTAAAGAGATGATTTCTTTGGGTGTTTGGCCTTCTCATTATGCCTTTGGCAGTGTTCTTCGAGCTTGTCAGGAGCTCGGACCATGTGGTCTTCAATTTGGTTTGCAAATTCACGGGATGATTTCGAAATCTAAATATTCGTTTGATGTAGTTGTTTGTAATGTGATGATATCAATGTATGGGAGTTGTTTGGGGTCCATTGCCAATGCACGTCGCATTTTTGACGACATACAGGTTAAGAATTCAATATCTTGGAACAGTGTTATATCAGTTTATTCACAAACTGGAGATCCAGTGTctgcattcaagttgttcacgAGGATGCAAACAGAGTGTATAGGGTCCAGTTTCAAGCCTGATGAATATACATTTGGGAGTTTGATAACTGCCGCTTGTTCTTCCATTAATTTTGGTTTATGTTTGCTCGAGCAATTGCTTAGTACAATTACAAAATCTGGGTTTCTTTCAGATCTCTATGTAGGTAGTGCTTTGGTGAATGGATTTGCAAGTTTTGGTTTAACTAACAATGCTACGAAGATTTTTGGGCAAATGAGTTCGAGAAATGTAGTCTCTATGAATGGTTTGATGGTTGGATTAGTAAGGCAGAAATGTGGTGAAGAAGCAGCTAAAGTTTTTATGGAGATGATGAACTTGGTTGATGTAAATTTTGACTCTTACTCTATATTGTTAAGTTCTTTTTCCGAATTTAGCGAGTTAGAACATGGGAGAAGAAAAGGTAGAGAAGTTCACAGTTATTTAATTCGTAGGGGCTTAGATGACACTGTGGTTCCACTTGGAAATGGACTTATTAAAATGTATGCTAGATGTGGTGATATTACTGCTGCTACTTCTGTTTTTAGACTTATGGTTAATAAAGATTTGGTCTCTTGGAATACCATGATTTCTGGTCTTGACCAGAATCAGTGTTTTGAAGATGCTGTCTCAACCTTCTACGCAATGAGAAGAACTGGATTAATGCCTTCGAATTACACTGTAATAAGTGCCCTGAGTTCATGTGCAAGCTTGGGGTGGAGGATAAACGGACAACAGATACATGGTGAAGCTCTAAAATTGGGACTTGACGTGGATGTTTCGGTCTCAAATGCTCTTCTTGCATTATATGCCACTATTGGAGGTCCTCCTGAATGCAAGAACATTTTCTCCTTGATGCTGGACCATGATCTAGTTTCATGGAATTCTGTGATTGGAGCATTAGCTGATTCAGAGTCTTCAGTTCCAGAAGCAGTTAAATGCTTTTTAGACATGATGTATTACGGGTGGGTTCCCAACAAAATAACCTTTATAAACGTTCTTGTGGCAGCATCATCTCTTTCACTCAGCAAATTGAACCATCAGATACATGCTCTAGTAATTAAACACTTTCTCGCAAATGACAGATCTATCGAGAATGCACTTTTGGCTTGTTATGGAAAATGCGGGGAGATGGATGAATGCGAGAAGATCTTTTCCAGGATGTCTGAGAGAAGAGATGAAGCTAGTTGGAATTCCATGATTTCTGGGTTTATACATAATGAGCTATTGGACAAAGCTGTTCATTTAGCCTGGTTTATGATGCAGAAGGGTCAAAAACTGGATGGTTTCACTTTTGCCACTGTTCTAAGCGCCTGTGCTTCAGTCGCAACATTAGAGCGTGGCATGGAAGTTCATGCTTGTTCTGTAAGAGCTTGTTTAGAATCTGATGTTGTGGTTGGAAGTGCAATTATTGACATGTACTCAAAATGTGGAAGGATAGATTATGCTTCAAGATTTTTCAACTTGATGCCAGTAAGGAATGTATATTCTTGGAATTCTATGATATCAGGCTGTGCTCGTCATGGACATGGAGACAAAGCTCTTGAGCTCTTTATGCGTATGAAGCTAGATGGTCAATTACCAGATCATGTAACCTTCGTCGGTGTTTTATCAGCTTGTAGCCATGTGGGATTGGTTGATGAAGGGTTTTCTCATTTCAGCTCTATGAAGGAAGTTTATGGGTTGGCTCCCAAGATGGAGCACTTTTCATGTATGGTGGATCTCCTTGGCCGAGCTGGTGAACTTGACAAAATAGAAGATTTTATAAATACCATGCCAATGAAGCCTAATGTTCTTATTTGGAGGACAGTTTTAGGGGCTTGCTGCCGAACCAATGGCCAAAAGACAGAGTTGGGTCGGAAGGCTGCTGAGATGCTCTTTGAATTGGAACCTCAAAATGCAGCGAACTATGTCCTCCTTGCCAACATGTATGCTTCTGGGGGGAACTGGGATGGTGTAGCAGAGGCCAGGGTGGCAATGAAAAAGGCAGCCGCAAAGAAAGAAGCCGGTTGTAGTTGGGTCAAGATGAAAGATGGCGTCCATGTATTTGTGGCTGGTGATAAATCACACCCGGATAATGATATGATCTATGCAAAACTCAAGGAACTTAACGGAAAAATGAGGGATGCCGGATACGTGCCGGAGACAAGATTTGCGTTGTATGACTTGGAAGTAGAGAGTAAAGAGGAAATCCTGAGCTACCATAGTGAGAAACTGGCAGTGGCATTTGTTCTCACACGCGATTCCAGATTACCGATTAGGATAATGAAAAACCTTCGTGTTTGTGGTGATTGTCACATGGCATTCAAGTATATATCGAAGATTGTTGGTAGGGTAATTATACTACGGGACTCAAACAGATTTCATCATTTTGATGAGGGTAAGTGTTCATGTGGAGATTACTGGTAA
- the LOC107922783 gene encoding glucose-6-phosphate 1-dehydrogenase, chloroplastic has translation MAAQITPPSSSSSSLAFSSEFNVWKPMRCCFFKWVSQVCPRIRPSNHFRIKSSNGHPLNAISMQGGMDGSPLAKGINPEEQEEFFIDILDKEEALSTLSITVVGASGDLAKKKIFPALFALYYEDCLPKNFIVFGYARTKLTDEELRNIISTTLTCRIDKRENCKDKMEQFLKRCFYHSGEYNSEENFAELDSKLKKKEAGKLSNRLFYLSIPPNIFVDVVRCASMKASSANGWTRVIVEKPFGRDSESSAELTRCLKKYLTEDQIFRIDHYLGKELVENLSVLRFSNLIFEPLWSRNYIRNVQFIFSEDFGTEGRGGYFDNYGIIRDIMQNHLLQILALFAMETPVSLDAEDIRNEKVKVLRSMKPLELEDVIIGQYKGHNKGGRAYPGYTDDSTVPKNSITPTFAAAALFINNARWDGVPFLMKAGKALHRKRAEIRVQFRHVPGNLYKRNFGTDLDKATNELVLRVQPDEAIYLKINNKVPGLGMRLDRSDLNLLYRARYPTEIPDAYERLLLDAIAGERRLFTRSDELDAAWSLFTPLLKELEAKKIAPELYPYGSRGPVGAHYLAAKYNVRWGDLGGEDD, from the exons ATGGCTGCACAGATTACTCctccttcttcatcttcttcttcacttGCCTTCTCTTCTGAATTCAATGTTTGGAAGCCAATGAGATGTTGTTTCTTTAAATGGGTTTCTCAAGTTTGTCCCAGAATCCGTCCAAGCAACCATTTCCGGATCAAATCCTCTAATGGACATCCATTAAATGCTATTTCTATGCAGGGTG GTATGGACGGTAGCCCTTTGGCGAAAGGGATCAACCCTGAAGAACAAGAAGAATTTTTCATCGACATCTTGGACAAAGAGGAAGCACTGTCTACACTCAGCATAACTGTTGTTGGAGCTTCAGGGGACCTTGCTAAGAAGAAAATTTTCCCTGCACTTTTTGCTCTTTACTATGAAGATTGCCTTCCTAAG AACTTTATAGTTTTCGGTTATGCTCGTACTAAACTCACAGATGAAGAGCTCAGGAACATCATTAGCACAACTTTAACTTGTCGAATCGATAAGAG GGAAAATTGTAAAGATAAAATGGAGCAGTTCTTGAAGAGATGCTTTTACCATTCAGGTGAATATAATTCCGAGGAGAATTTTGCTGAACTAGACAGCAAGCTGAAAAAGAAAGAG GCTGGAAAACTGTCAAACAGGTTATTTTACTTGTCGATACCTCCAAATATATTCGTGGATGTGGTGAGATGTGCCAGCATGAAGGCCTCTTCAGCAAACGGCTGGACAAGGGTCATTGTTGAAAAGCCATTTGGCCGTGATTCAGAGTCCTCGGCTGAGCTAACAAGATGTCTGAAAAAGTATCTAACTGAGGATCAGATATTCAG GATTGACCATTACTTGGGTAAGGAGCTTGTTGAGAACCTCTCAGTGCTTCGCTTCTCGAATCTTATTTTTGAACCTTTATGGTCAAGGAATTATATCCGCAATGTGCAATTCATATTTTCTGAAGACTTTGGTACTGAAGGACGAGGAGG TTATTTTGATAATTACGGGATCATACGGGACATAATGCAAAATCATCTGCTGCAAATACTGGCACTATTTGCAATGGAGACCCCTGTCAGCTTAGATGCTGAGGACATTAGGAATGAAAAG GTAAAGGTTCTGAGATCAATGAAACCATTGGAACTAGAAGATGTCATCATTGGTCAGTATAAGGGCCACAACAAGGGTGGTAGAGCATATCCAGGTTACACCGATGACTCAACTGTACCTAAGAACAGTATAACGCCTACATTTGCAGCAGCAGCTTTGTTTATCAATAATGCTAGATGGGATGGTGTCCCTTTTCTCATGAAGGCCGGAAAAGCTTTGCATCGGAAGCG GGCAGAGATCAGAGTTCAGTTCAGACACGTTCCAGGTAATTTGTACAAGCGTAATTTCGGAACTGATTTGGACAAGGCTACAAATGAGCTTGTGCTGCGTGTGCAACCTGATGAAGCCATTTATCTGAAGATCAATAACAAAGTTCCTGGTCTTGGAATGAGATTAGACCGCAGTGACCTTAATTTGCTTTATCGAGCCAG GTATCCAACAGAAATCCCAGATGCATATGAGAggttgctcttagatgctatagCAGGGGAGCGAAGGTTGTTCACTAGAAGCGATGAGCTCGACGCTGCTTGGTCACTGTTTACGCCATTGTTGAAAGAACTTGAAGCAAAAAAGATTGCTCCAGAGCTATACCCTTATGGGAGCAGAGGACCCGTCGGAGCACATTATCTTGCAGCCAAGTACAATGTCCGGTGGGGTGATCTCGGGGGTGAAGACGACTAG